AACAAAGGGGTGGGGCAATATGTTGGAAAGCGGGGTTATTATAATTTTGTGTTCCAGGTTGGCGGCAATGATTTGAATATCTCCTGCCAATTCCCATAGCACCTGGCGACAGGAACCGCAAGGGAAAACCGGTTCCGGGCTGTCGGCAGTCACGGCCAGGGCAAGAAAATTGTAATACCCCGCGGAGACCGCCGTGAAAACAGCAACTCGCTCGGCACATATTGTAAGGCTGGAAGAGGCATTTTCCAGATTTGCCCCGGCAAATATTTGCCCATCCTCGGCCAGCAATGCCGCCCCAACGGCAAACCCCGAATAGGGCGCATATGCCCCGGCCCGGGCCTTCTCCGCCGAAGCAATGATAATGTCAAGTTTCTGTTCATTCATTTTCATCCCCCGTTTTCAGGAACTCCTGGCATAACCGGGCAAGGTCAAGCTATCCACCTTCTCGACCTCGAAGGAAAGCCCCCGATCCCTCTCCATTGTATTTTTGATTATCTCCATACCACTGTTAAGGAGATCGGGGTCGCCCACAACCTTGATTTCCACGGGGTTCACAGCAACCAGTTTGTCATCAACCTTGATCAGGGGGCCGGTGCATCTGATCGATGAAGTGGTAGTCAGCCTCTGGTCGCCCACGGCTATCCCCACGGCACCGGAAGCAAACAGCTCATTGACCACGTCACGTATATCGGTGTCGTGCACAAAGGAAGGATTGTCCACCGCCCCGATCTGGTCATAGATCCTGACGATCAGCCCTGAACCGGTCATCTCCGTCAAACCCGCGGAAACCCTGAGTTCCCTCAAGGCGACTCGCAAGGAATTGATTTCCTCCGTAAGTATCTTTTTCAATTCCTCGGGATTTTCGTTGACCACCATGTGGACTTCGCCGTTGACCACTTCCATCTCCATAACATGTTCACGTCCCAGGTCATCAGATGATATTATCTGCTGGATCCGGGCCAGAGTCGAAGGGCTCAACATATTGTAAGGTTCAAGCGTTATTTCATCTCCCGATATCTTCAGATTGATGCGCATCTGTTCGGTTATTTTCTTGACCTCTACATCCCGATTCAACGTCAGGATGATCTGGTCCTGCAATTCCGCTTCCCACTCCTGAAGGATTATCTCCTGTACCTTGCGCGGATGGCCAAGCAGAACCTGGGTTATCTCCTCCTTGGTGGAGGCTATTTCAATGTCATAGCTGAAATCGGCAAGGGCCTTCTTGACAGCAGACCGTTCCATGATCTTCAACTCCGTGGCCAGACGGCGATTGTAATCAAGAAGGCTGTTGGCCACGTACTGTTTGTAATTGAACTGCGAACTGCTCCCGGGAAATTGGGAAAACAGGATAAAAGCAACATAACCGGTCAGGAATACGTTGGCTGCCAGAATCACAACCATGGCTATGGCCAGATAGAAAATTGGTTTGTTGCCCGTGATCACCTTTAACGGATTGTTGAATTGTTCCTGAACTTCGGACAAGAAAGAACCCTCCCCGGTTATCCTGTTTTTGCCTGCTGCCTGTTATTAATATTAGAAACAGAGCGAGTCAATTCCTATCTGAAAAACGGAACAGAAAATTAAAATTCCTTAATATGTTGAGTGATCATGAATCGGCCCTGCAGGGGAAATGTGAAATTGATGGACTGCACCCTTGCGATGGAGAGTATGTCCTAGAATGCTTTTCCAACCAGGTCTTCCACCAGCATCTCCATCTCCCGCCTGCCGGATTCATCGGCATGATCAAAACCCAGTAGATGATACAGGCCATGAGCCAGAAGGTACAAAATTTCTTTCTCCAGTGGTTCCCCGGTTTCCTCGATCCGGGCCAGGGCCCTGTCCACGGAAATATAAATCTCCCCGAGCAGCTGTCGCCTTTTTCCCCCGGGCATTTTTATCTCCCCGTCATCGTCAAGGGAAAAAGAAAGGACATCCGTTGGGCCCTTCTCCCGGCGGTATTTCTCATTCAGATGGGCCAGATGGTCATCCCCGGACAGGATGACGCCCATTTCAACATTCAAAATGTTTTCCTTGACCAGGAAAAACCTGATCATTTTCATCATCTGCCATCTGAGCAAGGAATTGTATTTGACTACCCTATGCACGTTATTCAGATAAACTTTCATCCGGCAACCTCCCTATTTCTGCCCGCAATTCGCTTTCGGGGTATTCGATTCGATGATGGTATATACCGGTAAGGATATAGACGAATGCATCCGCTATTTTATCAATATCCTTCAGTGTCAGATCGGATTCATCCAACTGCCCATCATTGAGTTTTTCCCTGATTATCTTGTGAACCATCCCTTCCATGCGGTCACTTGATGGTTGAGAAAGAGATCTGACCCCCGCTTCAACAGCATCGGCAAGCATGATAATTGCCGCTTCTTTTGTCTGCGGGCGGGGCCCTTCGTAGCGAAAGTTCTCTTCCATTACCTCTGCACGTTCATTTTCCAGGGCCTGCTGATAAAAATATGAAATCATACTCGTACCATGGTGTTGCTTGATAATATCGATGATGATCTCCGGCAAATTTTCACTGCGCGCCAGTTCCACCCCTTCCTTCACATGGGCGCTGATGATCAACGCGCTCAAATTGGGGGATAGTTTCTGGTGTGGATTCTCGCCGGCAATCTGGTTCTCGGAAAAAAAATAGGGTCGGTTTATCTTCCCGATATCGTGATAATAGGCTCCAACCCGGACCAGTAGCGGATCGGCGTTAACCTTCTCTGCTGCTGACTCCGCCAGATTCCCCACCACGATGCTATGATGATAGGTTCCGGGTGCCTTTATCAGCAACTGGCGTAACAGGGGTTGGTTCGGGTTCGAGAGTTCGAGCAAGGTAACGGAAGTGGTAAGGCCGAAGCCACTTTCCAGAAAAGGCAGCAATCCTATAGCCACCACAGCTGAAAATATCCCGTTCCCTATTCCCGCCGCCAGGCTGTAGCCAAACTCCCGCATGTAGCCGTATTCCAGGCGCAGATTCCCCAGAAGGAGAAAAACGGCAATGATGATCACCGCATTTACCATGGAAACATAGAGGCCCGCCTTTACCAGGTCGGTCCTCCTGCTAAGCCGGGAGACGGTCAATATAGCCACCAGCCCACCGATCAGGGACATGATGATGATGCTGGTTTCCCCACCCGTTATCAGGCCGACCATCAGGGCAAAGATTGCATTCAGCAGGATCGCCAATCGATAATCGAAAAGTATGGTAATGAGTATGACCGCAGCTGCGATTGGCATCAGGTATGCGGAAAAATAATTGACTGCCATGGCAAATATGAGGGTGATGACGACGATCAAACCCAGCAACACCAACATGGAAGTATTGGCGTAAATATCTTTCTGAAAGACATAAAGATAGATGCCCACCGCAAAGAAAAAAATCACCAACAGGAGAAATAGCCCTGTATATCTCAAATAATCGGCATGCCCCCCACGGACCAGACCGAGCGTCTCCAGCCTGGCCAGATGCTCCCTTGTTACCGTTTCCCCTTCGCTTATGATCCGTGTTCCCCGGTGAATCACCGTCGGCTCAACCTCCTGCCGGGCTGCCTCTTTCTTCTCCGCCGTGGCCGTGGGATTGAAGATCATATTGGGACGGACCAGTGGCTCGATAAGCTTTTCGGCGACTTTTTTCAGTTCAAGGCTGAAGATCGAGATGCCGATCTCCTGCATTGCCTGTTTTTTGGC
Above is a genomic segment from Bacillota bacterium containing:
- a CDS encoding cytidine deaminase is translated as MNEQKLDIIIASAEKARAGAYAPYSGFAVGAALLAEDGQIFAGANLENASSSLTICAERVAVFTAVSAGYYNFLALAVTADSPEPVFPCGSCRQVLWELAGDIQIIAANLEHKIIITPLSNILPHPFVTTKISSPRRYFGR
- a CDS encoding DUF881 domain-containing protein; the protein is MSEVQEQFNNPLKVITGNKPIFYLAIAMVVILAANVFLTGYVAFILFSQFPGSSSQFNYKQYVANSLLDYNRRLATELKIMERSAVKKALADFSYDIEIASTKEEITQVLLGHPRKVQEIILQEWEAELQDQIILTLNRDVEVKKITEQMRINLKISGDEITLEPYNMLSPSTLARIQQIISSDDLGREHVMEMEVVNGEVHMVVNENPEELKKILTEEINSLRVALRELRVSAGLTEMTGSGLIVRIYDQIGAVDNPSFVHDTDIRDVVNELFASGAVGIAVGDQRLTTTSSIRCTGPLIKVDDKLVAVNPVEIKVVGDPDLLNSGMEIIKNTMERDRGLSFEVEKVDSLTLPGYARSS
- the ybeY gene encoding rRNA maturation RNase YbeY, which gives rise to MKVYLNNVHRVVKYNSLLRWQMMKMIRFFLVKENILNVEMGVILSGDDHLAHLNEKYRREKGPTDVLSFSLDDDGEIKMPGGKRRQLLGEIYISVDRALARIEETGEPLEKEILYLLAHGLYHLLGFDHADESGRREMEMLVEDLVGKAF
- a CDS encoding HDIG domain-containing protein; amino-acid sequence: MKSGPTIKKWLKNIFSLARNLVTQRFFLTAVVFGLIYLLFAVMIAPARVTVELGKPSPRTVFATRDVLDEYSTNLRREEAASAVQDVFTHDSRILEDALRTMDEFFDVVSRLREDTEKDLSEKTGELQQYLGDDVPETVLVTLLQTGKATLDDLHGQLEVMLTRIIEEQGIKVEGVETAKKQAMQEIGISIFSLELKKVAEKLIEPLVRPNMIFNPTATAEKKEAARQEVEPTVIHRGTRIISEGETVTREHLARLETLGLVRGGHADYLRYTGLFLLLVIFFFAVGIYLYVFQKDIYANTSMLVLLGLIVVITLIFAMAVNYFSAYLMPIAAAVILITILFDYRLAILLNAIFALMVGLITGGETSIIIMSLIGGLVAILTVSRLSRRTDLVKAGLYVSMVNAVIIIAVFLLLGNLRLEYGYMREFGYSLAAGIGNGIFSAVVAIGLLPFLESGFGLTTSVTLLELSNPNQPLLRQLLIKAPGTYHHSIVVGNLAESAAEKVNADPLLVRVGAYYHDIGKINRPYFFSENQIAGENPHQKLSPNLSALIISAHVKEGVELARSENLPEIIIDIIKQHHGTSMISYFYQQALENERAEVMEENFRYEGPRPQTKEAAIIMLADAVEAGVRSLSQPSSDRMEGMVHKIIREKLNDGQLDESDLTLKDIDKIADAFVYILTGIYHHRIEYPESELRAEIGRLPDESLSE